In Candidatus Afararchaeum irisae, a single genomic region encodes these proteins:
- the sdhC gene encoding succinate dehydrogenase, cytochrome b556 subunit gives MSLDRGRIEDFSRWRDFEPGTWAFYLHRITGLVLTLYLVMHLIVLGTAYWMGPEAFNSIIHGFESLTIVKVLELGLFAAFVFHALNGTRVVLFDMTVGLDIQEQLFYLSVAVSAAVVAVGVPFFMGWEWLL, from the coding sequence ATGAGTCTTGACAGAGGACGCATAGAGGACTTCAGTCGCTGGAGGGACTTCGAGCCCGGAACCTGGGCTTTTTATCTACATAGGATCACGGGCTTAGTCCTGACGTTATACCTCGTGATGCATCTCATCGTCCTCGGGACAGCCTACTGGATGGGACCCGAGGCGTTCAACTCGATCATACACGGATTCGAGAGCCTCACGATCGTAAAGGTTCTCGAACTCGGTCTCTTCGCGGCTTTCGTGTTCCACGCACTCAACGGAACACGCGTAGTCCTCTTCGACATGACGGTAGGTCTCGACATACAGGAACAGCTCTTCTACCTCAGCGTCGCCGTAAGTGCGGCTGTGGTAGCAGTAGGAGTACCCTTCTTCATGGGATGGGAGTGGTTACTATGA
- a CDS encoding succinate dehydrogenase, with amino-acid sequence MGVVTMMEEGKEPSGRAYRGWLLQRVTGVGLIVLLGFHFAVEHFIVGGAEVNFSNTVERMTQGVISGQFGTVEISALLYQTIAILLLGFSIYHGFNGVYTIATEQGWSRKAEKTVRAVLVVGGIALFIQGILIFRAFTATAM; translated from the coding sequence ATGGGAGTGGTTACTATGATGGAGGAAGGCAAGGAACCCAGCGGAAGGGCGTACAGAGGCTGGCTACTCCAGAGAGTCACGGGAGTCGGTCTGATCGTCCTACTCGGATTCCACTTCGCCGTAGAGCATTTCATAGTCGGAGGCGCCGAGGTCAACTTCTCGAACACAGTCGAGAGGATGACACAGGGAGTTATATCGGGTCAGTTCGGAACCGTAGAGATCTCCGCACTCCTCTACCAGACGATCGCTATACTCCTCCTAGGCTTCTCTATATACCACGGCTTCAACGGCGTATACACGATAGCTACCGAACAGGGATGGAGCCGTAAGGCTGAGAAGACGGTACGTGCCGTCCTCGTAGTCGGCGGCATAGCCCTCTTCATACAGGGAATACTCATATTCCGGGCGTTCACGGCAACAGCGATGTGA